A stretch of DNA from Granulicella pectinivorans:
GCGCGGACAACCGCTTACCAGTGAGACGACACTGGCGTGTCTCGCGCTTCTGCTTGCGGCGTTCGCCTGGGCCGTCGGTTCGGTCATCGCCCGCCGCATGCCGATGTCTGCGTCACCCCTGCTTCTCAGTTCCTGGCAGATGCTGATCGCCGGTGCGATCAACATGTTGATCGGGATAGCCGCCGGTGGCATGAGGTCCTCGCAGTGGACGCGGGGTGCATGGCTGGCGATGCTCTACCTCGCCATCTTTGGCTCCATTGCGGGCTATACCTCGTACATGTTTCTTCTTCGCCATGTAAGACTCTCGGCTGCCGCGACCTACGCCTATATCAATCCCATCGTCGCTGTGTTGCTTGGCTGGCTCCTGCTCCACGAGACTCTCCACGGCGTTGAGTGGGTGGGGATGGGCATCGTGATCGTGTCGGTCGCTGTGGTCATTGCCTCTAAGTCTCCTGCGGCAAAGCCTATCTCGGCCGTATCCCAAACGTGAACACCGTCGTCGATCGGAACACCTCTCCCGGCCGCAGTGTGGTGGTCGGAAAGTTGGCATGGTGCGGTGAATCCGGATAGTGCTGCGTCTCCAGGCAAAACCCGGCGTGCTTCTCATAGGGCTTGCCGCTATAGCCCTTCACCGATCCGTTCAGGAAGTTGCCGGAGTAGAACTGCACCGCGGGTTCCGTGGTCGATACCTGCAAGGTGCGTCCACTGCCGGGATCGAACACCTCCGCAGCCCTACGCAGCTTCCCACCGGCAGGCTGCAGGACGAAGTTGTGGTCATATCCACCTGCCAAATCCAGTTGAGCGTGATGCCCTCCCATGCGTCTTCCGATCGGCGTCATTGCCCGGAAATCAAAAGGAGTCTGGTCCACGCGAAGCACTTCGCCCGTGGGAATCAGCCCGGTGCCAATCGGCGTATAGCGGTCGGCGTTGAGTTGAAGCTCCTCATCCAGAACATTGCCACTCGCCTCGCCGCCCAGGTTGAAGTACGTGTGATTCGTCAGGTTGATTACCGTCGCCCTGCTCGTCGTCGCCGTATAGTCGATCCGCAGAGATCCACCCATGAGCGTGTAACGTACGTGGACGGTCAGAGCGCCCGGAAAGCCCATCTCTCCATCGGGACTCAGCAGCGTGAATTCCACGCTCCCCTTGCCGTTGGCCTTGCCCTTCCATAGTTTGCGGCTGAAGCCCTCAGGCCCACCATGCATCGCGTTGGCGTTATTGTTGATCGGCACATGCCAGGTCTGCCCGTCTATCTCAAATGTGCCACCCGCAAGGCGGTTCGCGTACCGCCCGATCGTCGCTCCGAAGTACGCCTTCGGGTCCGCCAGATACTGCGCCGCGTTGTGGAACCCGAGCACCACGTCCGTGCGCTGCCCCTCTCGATCCGGGGCCTCGATGCTCACGATCCTTGCGCCATAGTCGGTAAGCTGCACGCGTATATGTCCGTCCTCGAGCGTATACAGCGCGATAGGACGTCCATCATCCATCGTTCCCCAGGAACCCCGCTTCACCCTAGCCTGCAAACTGCACGTCACCAGCAGAAGAAGCGCAACCGGCGCAAAGTGTTTCAACGTCATAGGAGGCGCTCCAAAGGAGGGGAGAATCAGACCGGTGCGGTAAAGAGCTGCATATCGCCTTTTGCTTGGGGCAGGTCGGCAAAACGAGCCAGACGAAACTCCGCCCAAAAACCAACCCAGCGCGGATCGGCCTGCAACGCAGTGCCAAGGCGGTTGATGAGTTCCTTGCGCACCGTCGCGTGGGATGGGCTATCGATCAGGTTGACTGCATCGACGCTCTCGAGGTCATACAACTCATCGCATGTAGAGCTGCAGTTATACGCATAGAGATAACGCCTTCCGTCCGCTGCCCGATGCTGCATCCCGCATGCAAAGTTGACGCCGACGTGCCATCCGCCAAAGAACAGCAGCGTGCGTTCCTCGCTGCCTTTGCCGTCGCGTAGATAAGGAAGCAGAGAGATGCCGTCGAACTTGGCCTCGGGCACAATTCCGGCAAATCCAAGCAACGTCTGGGACAGATCCATGAGCGATACCGGGGAAGCGACCGTGGCATGTGCCCGCGGCATGGAACGCGGACTCTTTACGACGAAGGGTACACGTAACACATCCGGATACAAATACACGCCCTTATCCACCATCGCTCGCCGACCGTTCATCTCTCCATGGTCTGAGATGAAAGCAACCACCATCTCTTCATACAGCCCGAGGTGTTTCATCCGCCTTAAAACCATGCCGATCACATGGTCCACCAGTTCCATCTGCAACGCATAGGCAACGCGATACTCCAGCAGCTTCTCCGGCTCGTAGATCCCCCAGTACCGCCGGTAGACATCGACGATCTCAGGCTCATTCTCCGCTCGCTTGAAGTCGCTTTTCTGCGCATCCCTGTAGGTATCGGGCAGCGTCATCAAGGCGCGCAACTCGCGTTCCCGCTGCTCGAATCCAGCAGGAATGGAGAAGGGCTGGTGCGGATCGAAGATGTCGAGCTGAATATACATTGGATGCCGCTTGCCCGATCCATTGGCCAGCAGGCCCTCCACCGTCTCGATCGCCTTCTTGGCCAGGTAATAGCTGTAGTGCGCCTCCAGCGGAAACGGCTTCCCATCTTCCTGCACGATCCATCCACCGGTGGAGTTTCCGGGAGTTTTTCGATCCTGCATCTTGAAGACGATCTCCCGCGAGTACTTCTGCTGCTTCACGCCGAGTGAACGCTGGTACGCGAGGAAGTCGTCATCGTCGAACACCGGAGGCGACCACCGATCCCACGGCTGGTCGTTCTCGCCGAACGCATCCAGAAACTTCTTCGTGCCCACATGGCACTTACCCACCTGCCGTGCGATATATCCGGCTGCCTTCAGATACTCCGGAAATACGATATCGTCTGGACGAAGCTGCGTTTCCAGTCCCTCCGGGGCGCGTTCACCATTGCCCTGGATGTAGCTGTACCGCCCCGTCAGATACGAAGCCCGCGAAGGGGCGCACAGGGGCACGGTGCAGAAGGCATTTTCAAAGAACGTTCCATCCTGCATCAACGAGCGAATGTTGGGAATGTTCACATGCTGCGAAGCCGGCCGCGCGGGATGATAGAGATCCGGGCTGACCATATCGGCGCTGATCAGCAGGATATGGGGGGCCTTGCCGCCCTCCGCCCGCTGGAACGGGCCAGCGCCTGTGCGCTCCTGCGTAAATTTGAGCGGGCGTGTCCTGCTATCGGATTGAGCCTGCTCCCCATAGAGCAGGCCGCCTCCAAGAAGGGTTCCTGCCGAGAGCGTAAAGAAGTTGCGCCGGTTCATGCCTGGACCTCGGAAGTATGCAGCGAGAACACAGTATAGGTTCAACGATGTCTCTGTAAAGCATTACATTACTCTCAACGCGTAACCCACACAAATCCTGCATACCCTTGACAGTCCAGGCTGGGAGTCAGTAGCGTGACTTCGTGTAATGGATTACAAGAAGGACCTCATGCCAGCCCTACGACCCGCCCATCTCCTCGTCGCTTCACTCCTCACGACCGCTTGCCTGGCGCAGGTGACGGCCGGCAGGCCTATGCCGAAGACCGTCAAGGTCCATGTGGACCCCGCGGGCAACCAGGGCACGGTGCCTCCGCACCTCTTCGGCGGCTTCCTCGAGCCTATCGACTCTTCCATCAACAACGGCGTCATCGCCGAGATTCTCGTGAACGGGAGCCTCGAAGCCGGCCTCTGGAATCACGCCATGCTGGAGCAAATCTTCCGCGACCAGCCCGAATTGATCGACTCGACCAACCAGACCGGGATTCCAATCCCATGGCAGCCACTCAACAAGGCCGCAGGCAACCGCTACGAGCTGCACGTCGGGCATGCCGCCAACAGTTGGCAATCGCTCGAGATCATGGGCACGCCAGACGATCTCACCGGGATCAAGCAGCGCGTCTACCTGCCGGTCCCCCGCACGGATGGCTACCGTGTCTCGCTCTACGCAAGACACGGTAGTGGGCCAACCCGCCTCAATGTTTCGCTTCGGTCGCGCAGCACGGACAAGATACTCGCCACCGCCTCCATTGAGGCTGCGGCAGGGGAGTGGACGAAGTACGCCGCGAAGCTCCAGCTCAAGCTCAATGACGTGCATCGCCTCGAGCCCGTGGATTTCGCTATCTCCGTCGAGGGCGATGAGCGGGTGGACCTCGACCAAATCTCCCTCATGCCGGACGACGCTCTTGGCCCCTTCGATCCTGAAGTGGTTCGCATGTCCGAAGACATGCACATGACGGAGCTCCGTCTCGGAGGAAACTTCATCAGTTACTACCACTGGCGCGACGGTATTGGTCCTCTCGACAAGCGCGTCACCATGGAGAACATCGCGTGGGGCATCCCGGAATACAACAACTTCGGCACCGATGAGTTTCTTGCCTTTTGCAAGCTTGTCCATGCCGAGCCGCAGTTCAACCTCAACATGGGCAGCGGCACGCCCTCCGAGGCAGCCGACTGGGTTCGCTACATCCGCGAGCGCTACCAGGGGCCCTTGATCCTCGAGATGGGCAATGAACTGTATGGCCATTGGCAGGTCGGCTATCCTACCATCCACGAGATCGCGCCCCGCACTCTCGCCTTCAGCCAGGCCTTGAAGCCTCTCGCGAAGGACGCCATGCTCATGGCGACCGGCGAATCCCCCAACCAGTTCGAGGCATGGAACGCTGCGCAGTACACCAACCCGCCCGGCACCTTCGATCTTCTTACGATGCACTTCATCACCGGCACCAACCACGTCCGTCTCGCGCCTTACACGCCCGACTTCATGGCCGCCGCCGCCTACGCCGTACCCCATGCGCTCGGTGCCCATCTCGACAGCATGCAGGCCCAAATGGACGCTGTTCCTGGTTACAAAGGCAAGGCACATTTCGCGATCACCGAATGGCTCTTCAATAGCAAAGGCGAGGGCGAGCGCAACTTTACCAACGAAAGCCCAAGCTCCCGCAATGAAGGCGGGGCCGTGATGGTTGCCGCAACCTTCAACACGTACTTCCGCCATAACGCCGAGGTCAAGCTCGTCGACATGACCGGCCTCATGGAGTTTGCCGGCATCTGGAAGCGCCGCGAGCAGGTCTTCGCCTCTCCCGCCTACTACGTCTTCCAGCTCTATGCCGCAGCCAAGGGAGATACGGTTCTGCCGGTCACCACCGATACCGGCACCTACAGCGTTAAGAACGGCACCCAGGGCTACGCCGACGTCGCCGATGTCCCTTATGTCGATATCGTCGCTACACGCAGCAAGGACAACCGCACCATCACCCTTTTCTGCGTCAACCGATCGCTCACTGACGATGCCCCCACCGAGATCGATCTCGGCCCATCCCTGGTATCGGGCGTTGCAAAGGTCGATCAGATGACGGCAGTCTCGCGCTACGTCATGAACGACGAGGTCGAGCCGAAGCGTGTCGTCCCGCAGGTGAGCGGCCTGAACGTCGAGGCCAGGAAGCCCCTGCATCTCACGCTGCCGCACGAGAGCGTAACTGTGATCCACCTTCAGGCCGCATCGAAGTAGAAACAAGCCGTTTTCACAAAAATGCGGCCATGCAAGCCGTTGCACTCCCGAAGTTGCTACTGTAGTAGCGATACTTTTTTGAGCAACAGAAGGGGAGTGCAATGCGTTTGATCTCAGCCTGCATCATGCTGCTTTTCACCGTTTCACCGGTCGTCCGTGCCCAGGATCCGGCACCCGCGCACATCAGTTTCGACGAAAAGACACGTGTCTTCCGTATCGATGGTGGAGAGAGCACCTATGCCTTCGGCGTGAATCCCCAGGGAGCCCTCGAGACCGTCTACTGGGGCGGGCGTTTGCAGCCCAGCGACCCTCTTCCCGCAGCGCGTTCCGCCGTGGGAGCTCTCGCCTTTGAGACGGAAAACGGGCTTGCCCCGCAGGAGTTCGGCGGCTCCGGCGCAGGTATGGTGGTGGAACCTGCCCTGAAGATCACCTTCCCTGACGGCGTACGCGACCTCGTCCTGCACTACGTCTCGCACACCCTTGCCGCGGACAAACTCACCGTCACTCTGAAGGACATGAGCCGCGATGTGGTGGTTGTCCTTACCTACACGGTGGACTCCGCTACTGGCGTCATCGGACGCTCCGCTCTGATTGAAAACAAGACGAAAGCGGCTTTCCAGATTGAGAAGGCCGCCGCCGCCAGCCTTAACCTGCCCATCGGCGAGACCTACCGGCTCAACTACCTCACCGGACGCTGGGCTGGCGAGTTCAACCTCCAGCAGGTGCCTCTCCAGCCTGGCAAGACCGTCCTCGAAAGCCGGCGCGGCTCCACCGGTCACCAGAACAACCCATGGTTTGCCATCGAGCGCAGCGCATCGACCGACGAGGAGCACGGTGATGTATGGTTCGGCGCCCTTGCCTGGAGCGGTTCATGGAGCATCTCCATCGAGGAGGATCCACTCCATCGCGTCCACGTCGTCGGCGGCTTCAACCCCTTCGACTTCGGCTACAAGCTCAACCCCGGCGAGACCCTTGAGACCCCCATCCTCTATGCCGGCTTTACCAAGAATGGTCTCGGCGGTGCCTCCCGCACGATGCATCGTTTCGAGCGTGCCAGCATCATGCCCCGCACCACCGTGCGCCCCGTCCTCTACAACTCCTGGGAGGCCACCGAGTTCGCCGTCGACGAGCCCGGTCAGGCTAAGCTCGCCGAAGAGGCCGCCAGCATCGGCGTCGAACGCTTCGTCATGGACGACGGCTGGTTCGGCCAGCGCAAGGATGACCATGCCGGACTTGGCGACTGGTACGTCAACAAGCAGAAGTTCCCTAATGGTCTCAAGCCCCTCATCGACAAGGTTCATGCCCTCGGCATGGACTTCGGTCTCTGGGTGGAGCCCGAGATGGTCAACCCCGACAGCGACCTTTACCGGAAGCACCCCGATTGGGTCCTCAACGAAACAGGACGCCCGCGTACCGAGTCCCGCAACCAACTCGTCCTCAACCTCGCCCGGCCCGATGTGCGTGCCTACGTCCTCGGATTCCTCGATAAGCTCGTCACCGAGAACGACATCGCTTTCCTGAAGTGGGACTACAACCGGAACTGGTCCGAGCCCGGCTGGCCCGCCGTCGCGCCCGATGAGCAACGCAAGGTCTATGTCGAGTATGTTCGCAATCTCTACGGCATCCTGCGTGACCTGCGCGCCAGGCACCCGAAGCTTGAGATCGAATCCTGCTCCGGCGGTGGTGGACGTGTCGACCTCGGCATCATGGGCCTGACCGAAGAGGTCTGGACCTCCGATAACACCGACCCCCTCGACCGTCTCACCATTCAGGATGGCTTCAGCTACGCCTACACCCCGAATATTATGATGGCCTGGGTCACGGACACCGGCTGGGGCGGCACGGGCCGCACCACCTCGCTCGACTACCGCTTTCTGGTCGCGATGCAGGGATCGCTCGGGATCGGCGCCAACCTCAACAAGTGGACCCCCGAAGACTTCGCCAACGCGAAGCGCCTTGTGGCCGACTACAAGCTCGTCCGCGAAGTGGTGCAGCACGGCAGCCTCTATCGCCTGATCTCACCCCGCCACGACAGCCCCGATTCCGCCACCGAGACCGTCTCGCTCGACCGGTCGCAGGCCGTACTCTTCGCCTATCTGCACTCCGGTCACGAGTCCTACCCGTATCCCACGATCCAGCTCAAGGGGCTTGACCCGGAAGCCCAGTACCACCTCCGCGCCCTCGAAGGCTCATCCGCGGCCAATGCTCCCGCATCCGCGAGCGGCCGTTATTGGATGGAGCATGGCATCACGCCGCTGATGAAGGGAGACTTCAAAGCAGCCGGATTTTTTCTGACCAAAGCCGCTCAGTAATAACGCTCGAAGGCTTTCCGGAAGGTATGGTCTCGACCATGCCCTTCCGGAAAGCTTCGCTCCTTCTTTGCTTTGCCTAAACTACTCGGCTCAACTTCGTCATCCGCCCCGTCTGGTTCCAGTCCGAGACATAGATATTTCCATCCCGGTCTACAAAGCATCCGTGCGCCGCGCTGAAGATCGCGGGCTTCACCTTCTCTGGAAGCACCTTGTAGTTCGCCCACTGCTCCTTCTCCGGGTTGTCGCCCAGGAAAGCCACCGGCGCATTGTTCCTGTCGAGCACCGTGACCCGTCCCTCCAACTCCGACACCACCGCATGATCGCCATGGAAGCTCACCTGACACGGCCGCCGCAGATGCTGCGTCACGTTGCTCACAAACTTCCCATCGAAGTCGTAGTGGCTCAGCCGGCGATTCTCGCGGTCGCATACCAGAAGCAGAGGCTGGTCATAGCGCGTATCGACTGCGAGCCCATGGCTGCAGTTGCACATTCCATCGGCGTCCCCCTTCCCTGAGAAACTGCCCCGATAAGCTCCCGTCTTGTCGAACCGGAAGATCCGCGAATCCCCATATCCATTGGCAATGAAGATCGATCCATCCGGCCCCGGAACCGCTGCGGTCAGCCTCCACTCGTTCGCAGCCTTGAAGCCGGCCTCCGCCGGAGCGGTAATTTTGAGCACCACCGTCCCATCCGTCTTCATCTTCACGAACAGCCAGTTGTCCGTGGGAGTTCCGTGCTGCACCGTTGCGTAGAAGTACTCCACACCACCCTCGGTCGCATGCACCAGCGAGTGGACCTCTGGGAACTCATGCGCCATCGTCCGCACGAACCGCCCATCGCTGTCGTACACCACAATGCCCGTGGCGCTCTGCGTGCTCACATACACGCGCCCCGCCGTGTCCGTCGCGATTGCGCCGTGCGTCCCACCCAGTGATATCCCCGTGGGCAACGCTCCCCACCCATCCGCTACCCGATAGGTCCACTCCCCATTGCCAGTCTGCGCTGCAGGCTCAGGCGCACGCTCTTCGGCAGCCTCGGCCCGCAAGGGAAGTGCAGCGGCGGTCATACCGGAAAGCGTCAAGAAGAAGCGGCGATCCAGCGGACGATTCGGAGTCTTCATAGCACCTTCTTGGCATCGGTCGCGACTGCAACGGGCTGCGCCGGAGTGTTGTACAGATAGAGATGAACCACGGTCTTGCTGGCGGCCAAAGGAGCCACCGCCGCCGCCGTTACCTGCGTGCTGCTCAGGTTCACATACGTCAGCTCGGGCAGTCGCAGAATCGCATCGATCCCGGCTCCCGTAACGCTCGTTCCTTCGAGGTGAATCGCCCGCAGATGCGGAAACTTCGCCAGCTTCGCAAATGCTGCATCCGTCACGCCGGAACGCCCCAGCTCCACCTCGACGATATACGGATACAGAGGCTCCAGCCTGGCTAGCTGCGCATCCCCAAATGTCTTTGAAGCATCCACGGTATTCAGGATCAACCCATCCCGCATGTTCTTCGACACCGGCATCAGCGTGCTGCCCGTCGCTTTTGACAGTTGCGCAATCTCCTCCATACGCCCCCTATAGTCCCCGACCTGCGGCAGAGGTTTATCCTTCTCGCGCACCGCAACGCCAACCAATGTGGATGCCGACTCCGAGGCCCCTTGCGCGATCCACGCTTTGATCAGCGCAACCTCCTCTGGCCGCAGCGGAGCTCGCCCCTCGGCCGGCATAAACTTCGCATGCTCACGCGGCAACATCACACGCTCGATCAGGAGGCTTTTCTCGGGATGCCCCGCGACGACGACAGGTCCATCCGATCCGCCCTTCATCAGCGCCCCGTACGTATCCATCCGCAGGCCTCCCTTCGCCTTGGATGCTCCATGGCACGCCACGCACTTCGCATCCATCACCGGATGAATCTGTTTTGCGTAGAAGGAATTTCCCGCCTGACTCTTGAACGGGGCAGGCAGATACTCTGTCAGATAGTTCTCTCCATGCGTCAGAGAACCGCCCTGATGTGCCGTCCACGCCAGCACCAGCATCACCCCAAATAGCAGCGAGGGATAGCTCCAATCCACTCGTCCTGCGCTCCACGCAGGCCGAATCAGCGCAGAGAGCAGCACCACGATCGTCAGGGCAATCCCGCCCCACATGTGCCGCGTTATGCCCGCACCCGCCTCGCCAGCGCCATAGGCAAGAAGATACCCGAGCACCAGGGACGCGATGCACGCAAGCACACTGAGCCCAAGCACAAACCCCGCTGCTTCCCGCAACGGAGGCCGCAGCCATCCGCAGAGCTCCAGCACCGGCACGAGCACCAGCAGCCCGATCGGCAGATGCACCATGAGAGGATGAAACCGCCCCAGAAACTGCTGCCAGTCGGCGTGCGGCTTGCCGTCCAGCCTGAAGACAAGCGGCAGCACAAGCAACATCGCACACGCCACCACAGGCGCAATCCAGGCTGGCTTTGCCTTCAACCTCAAGCCAGCAGCCCCTGAATCACGTTCGCCGGCGTCGTACCCGTCAGCTTCTGGTCCAGCCCCTGGAACTTGTACGTCAGCTTGTTATGGTCAATCCCCATGCAGTGCAGCAGTGTCGCGTTGAAGTCCCGTACGTGCACCGGATCCTTTACCACGTTGTAGCTGAACTCATCGGTCTCGCCATAGGTGATTCCCGGCCTTACCCCCGCGCCCGCCATCCACGTCGTGTAGCACCGCGGATGATGATCGCGGCCATAGTTCGTCGCCGAAAGGCCGCCCTGGCTGTACACCGTGCGGCCAAACTCCGCTCCCCAGATGACCAGCGTATCGTCCAACAGGCCCCGCTGCTTCAGGTCCGTCACCAGCGCATACGCGGGACGGTCCGTCTCCTGGCAAAGCACCGGCAGCAGCCCTACGACGTCAGCGTGCACATCCCAGCCACGCTTGTAGATCTGCGTAAACCGAACGCCACGCTCGGCCATGCGCCGAGCCATCAGACAGTTGTACGCAAACGTACCCGGCACCTTTGCATCCTGGCCGTACAGGTCCCACGTCGATTGTGGCTCCTTGCTCAGGTCCGAGAGCTCCGGCACGGAAGCCTGCATCCGGTATGCCATCTCGTACTGGGCAATGCGCGCGTTTGTCTCCGGATCGCCCAGCTCCTGGTACGCCTGGTGATTCATCTCGCCCACGGCGTCCAGCATCTTGCGCCGTACCTCGGTATTCACGCCAGCCGGATCGCTCAGGAACAATACCGGATCTCCGGCAGATCGCAATCCCACGCCTGCATGCTCCGACGATAGATACCCACTGCTCCATAGCCGTGACGACACCGGCTGGTTGTTCTCCTTCGGATTCGTCCTGCTCAGCAGCACCATGAATGCCGGCAGGTTGTCGTTCATGCTTCCCAGGCCATACGAAAGCCACGATCCGAGGCACGGCTTGCCTGCATTCATATTGCCCGTATTCAGCAGCATGATCGCGGGTTCATGGTTGATCGCGTCCGTGTTGGTCGACCGGATGATCGTCAGGTCGTCGACCATCTTCGCCGTATTGGGCAGCAGATCGCTCACCCAGGCGCCACTCTTGCCATACTGCTTGAAGTCCCAATGCGACGGCGCAATCGGAAAGCGGGCCTGTCCCGAGGTCATCCCGGTGAGTTGCTGCACACCACGTACCGACTCCGGCAAATCCTTGTCATACATCTGCGCCAGCCCGGGCTTGTAGTCCAGCAGATCCATCTGGGGTGGCGCCCCCGACATAAACAGGTAGATCGCCCTCTTCGCCTTCGGGGCGAAGTGCGGCAGCTTCAGCGTATCCGCCGCTGGAATTCCCGCAGCCTGTACGCGCGGGGTCAGCGCGGCATCGCCCATCAGGCTGGCCAGGCCGGCCCAGCCCAGAACCTTGCCGGCTCGGCCCAGGAAATGCCGGCGCGTCTGCAGGGCAGCCCACTCCGCCTTCAATCCTTCGGGAATCGGCAGGTCCATCACGGTCGGGCCGTGTTCGGGATCGGTGCACAAGGCATGCTGCTTCATCGTCGTCCTCCTACTTATTCACCGTCTCGTCCAGGTTCATCATCTCGCTGGCGACCATCGTCCACGCCGCCAGCTCTGGTGCCGGAATGGCCGGATTCCGCTTCTTCTCGCCCACCGCGACCAGCTTTTGCGCCGCTGCCGGATCGGCCCCGTAGTGCTGCTCCATCTGCGTCAGCGAGGCCGTCAGCACACCCTGCATCTGCGGCGTCGGCGTATGCGAGAGCACAATCTCGCTCATATACCGGATGCGTTCCTCGGGCTTCTTCCCACCCTCTACGATCACCCGCTCCGCCAGTGCCCGCGAAGCCTCGACCCACTGTACATCGTTCATCGTTACC
This window harbors:
- a CDS encoding DUF1501 domain-containing protein encodes the protein MKQHALCTDPEHGPTVMDLPIPEGLKAEWAALQTRRHFLGRAGKVLGWAGLASLMGDAALTPRVQAAGIPAADTLKLPHFAPKAKRAIYLFMSGAPPQMDLLDYKPGLAQMYDKDLPESVRGVQQLTGMTSGQARFPIAPSHWDFKQYGKSGAWVSDLLPNTAKMVDDLTIIRSTNTDAINHEPAIMLLNTGNMNAGKPCLGSWLSYGLGSMNDNLPAFMVLLSRTNPKENNQPVSSRLWSSGYLSSEHAGVGLRSAGDPVLFLSDPAGVNTEVRRKMLDAVGEMNHQAYQELGDPETNARIAQYEMAYRMQASVPELSDLSKEPQSTWDLYGQDAKVPGTFAYNCLMARRMAERGVRFTQIYKRGWDVHADVVGLLPVLCQETDRPAYALVTDLKQRGLLDDTLVIWGAEFGRTVYSQGGLSATNYGRDHHPRCYTTWMAGAGVRPGITYGETDEFSYNVVKDPVHVRDFNATLLHCMGIDHNKLTYKFQGLDQKLTGTTPANVIQGLLA